A window of the Parabacteroides merdae ATCC 43184 genome harbors these coding sequences:
- a CDS encoding DUF4122 family protein, with translation MEEIVYLSIRLGCTAYLLYKVWEQKKRIGKICDLLYTPRKKTETEKDHRRNPESAADVMGATRFVYLDENAGKTVAPYMSQQLEMGSDLIGKDEDIPEDEVECKLPLEEMRMLKDEQEELDSRSPEAEAIVPAVTPADLLNVGDVLLNLDGAGSDEDKSYRAAMTLRAIRETDMFELFSSQVENKKLIEELMERYVDEEGNALPLKKERNVSKPVADWRKLV, from the coding sequence ATGGAAGAAATAGTTTATTTGTCAATACGGCTCGGCTGTACCGCTTATCTATTATATAAGGTATGGGAGCAGAAAAAGAGAATAGGTAAGATATGCGATCTGCTTTATACTCCCCGTAAAAAAACGGAAACGGAAAAGGACCACCGCCGGAATCCGGAAAGTGCGGCAGATGTGATGGGGGCCACCCGTTTTGTCTATCTGGATGAGAATGCCGGAAAGACCGTTGCCCCTTACATGAGCCAGCAGTTGGAAATGGGAAGCGACCTTATCGGCAAGGATGAGGATATTCCGGAAGATGAGGTGGAATGCAAACTGCCTTTGGAGGAGATGAGAATGCTGAAAGACGAACAGGAGGAGCTGGACAGCCGTTCTCCCGAGGCGGAAGCCATTGTTCCGGCAGTCACTCCTGCCGACCTGCTCAATGTAGGTGACGTGCTGCTTAATCTGGACGGTGCCGGTTCGGATGAGGACAAATCATACCGGGCCGCCATGACACTGCGTGCCATCCGGGAAACGGACATGTTCGAGCTGTTCTCCTCCCAGGTGGAGAACAAGAAACTGATAGAGGAGCTGATGGAAAGGTATGTGGATGAGGAAGGGAATGCTCTGCCTTTAAAAAAAGAGAGGAACGTTTCCAAACCTGTCGCAGATTGGAGGAAGCTGGTCTGA